Proteins from a genomic interval of Sinobacterium caligoides:
- the rhlB gene encoding ATP-dependent RNA helicase RhlB, protein MIKKLFGKGASQKPAAAAATPARAVSETKPAAVKSRSGAKASEQGKPEANTHRKRKRAPHRHKPWDLSQYVVAPAEGKTRFHDLNLPVELMHAIADLKYEYCSPIQAQTLPDTLQGFDVIGKGQTGTGKTAAFLITIINDFVNNPLTEERYVGEPRALIIAPTRELVVQIADDASKLLKYMDLNAVALIGGVDYDKQLKKVERQAVDIIVATPGRLLDFHKRGDLHLDMVEIMVIDEADRMLDMGFIPDVKRIISRTPKREDRQTLLFSATFTQDVLNLASQWTMDPTVVEIEPEHVATDTVEQLVYLVESREKLPLLKNILKLPDVKSIIIFANRRDTTRWLEERLKRAGFNVGMLSGEVPQNKRTRTLEQFKSNEINILVATDVAGRGIHVDGISHVVNFDVPEDPEDYVHRIGRTGRAGSTGTAYTFAGETDVFLLPDLEKLLGEKLGCQQPPEALLPRH, encoded by the coding sequence TTGATTAAAAAATTGTTCGGTAAGGGAGCCAGCCAAAAACCAGCCGCTGCAGCCGCGACTCCGGCACGCGCTGTGAGTGAAACAAAACCCGCTGCAGTGAAATCTCGTTCGGGCGCTAAGGCGAGTGAGCAGGGCAAGCCGGAAGCGAATACCCATCGCAAGCGTAAGCGGGCTCCGCATCGTCATAAGCCCTGGGACTTATCGCAATATGTTGTCGCGCCTGCCGAGGGTAAGACACGCTTTCACGACCTTAACCTGCCCGTCGAGCTGATGCATGCTATTGCCGACCTGAAGTATGAATATTGTTCACCAATTCAGGCACAGACGCTACCGGATACCTTGCAGGGCTTCGATGTGATCGGTAAGGGGCAGACCGGCACAGGTAAGACGGCGGCGTTTCTCATCACGATTATTAATGACTTTGTTAATAATCCGCTGACTGAGGAGCGTTACGTTGGCGAGCCGCGGGCGTTGATTATTGCACCGACGCGTGAGCTGGTGGTACAGATCGCCGATGATGCGAGTAAATTATTGAAGTACATGGACCTCAATGCTGTTGCCCTGATTGGCGGCGTCGACTATGACAAACAGTTGAAGAAAGTTGAGCGTCAGGCGGTCGATATTATCGTCGCCACACCGGGTCGTCTACTCGACTTCCACAAGCGCGGTGACCTGCACCTCGACATGGTGGAAATTATGGTCATCGATGAGGCTGACCGTATGTTGGACATGGGGTTCATCCCGGATGTGAAGCGGATCATTTCACGCACGCCTAAGCGGGAAGATCGTCAGACGTTGTTATTCAGCGCGACTTTTACCCAGGACGTGTTGAATCTGGCGAGCCAGTGGACGATGGATCCCACCGTTGTAGAGATTGAACCGGAGCATGTTGCCACCGATACGGTGGAGCAGCTGGTCTATTTGGTGGAGTCGAGGGAAAAGCTGCCGCTGCTGAAGAACATACTGAAACTGCCAGATGTGAAGAGTATTATCATCTTTGCCAACCGACGTGATACCACCCGTTGGCTGGAAGAGCGCCTCAAACGCGCGGGCTTCAACGTGGGTATGCTCTCCGGTGAGGTGCCGCAGAACAAGCGGACTCGTACCCTGGAACAGTTTAAAAGCAATGAGATTAACATCCTGGTGGCCACCGATGTTGCAGGTCGCGGCATTCATGTGGACGGTATCAGCCATGTCGTCAACTTTGATGTGCCGGAAGATCCAGAGGATTACGTGCACCGCATTGGCCGCACCGGCCGTGCCGGCAGTACCGGTACAGCTTATACCTTTGCCGGCGAGACCGACGTCTTCTTACTGCCTGACTTAGAAAAGCTGTTGGGTGAAAAATTAGGTTGTCAGCAGCCGCCAGAAGCGCTGCTCCCCCGCCATTAA
- a CDS encoding ExeA family protein: MYSRYFGLTEAPFSIAPNPRYLYMSERHREALAHLLYGVSGSGGFVMLTGEVGTGKTTISRSLLQRLPDDTDIAFILNPYQTTLELLATICEELSLAYISDEPTLKELNDVLHHYLLDNHAKGRNTVLMIDEAQLLPFETLEQIRLLTNLETDNKKLLQIILIGQPELQQLLARPELRQLAQRITARFHIDVMPQQEVQHYIVHRLKVAGVESGEQLFSAKVCREIYRYSGGVPRLINVLCDRALLGAYTQHKLSVDSTTLRAAAREVLGKEALQHRPENSSQTSRAPWLVAGAATVAALAIALLWWSSLDEAVSKSVPATVAEVQALPNKGAKQVAQKSKPVSATAAEPVLVADNMASSSVPVSATNETIEAVPPVAAASVWQPELGSALTSLLGYSGLGSGFNVSDCASLSRHGLSCLAQPVKHWGAVKQINRPMILQRQGGESYAVLIGIEAGQAILLVDGKPKRMPLLSLGELWGGETLIVWRKPDSYQKPIGLGARGAMVSWLAKAFADLDQQPQPLTEDVFNRPLQQRVKLFQRHSDLKDDGVVGVNTLLRLNETIYPTKLLSDVVSLPPKAALAVTANPAQETH, translated from the coding sequence ATGTACAGCCGTTATTTTGGTCTCACCGAGGCGCCTTTTTCCATCGCGCCAAATCCTCGTTATCTTTATATGAGCGAGCGTCATCGTGAGGCCTTGGCGCACCTGTTATATGGTGTTAGTGGCAGTGGTGGCTTTGTCATGTTGACAGGAGAGGTCGGCACCGGTAAGACGACGATCAGTCGTAGTCTGTTGCAGCGGCTGCCCGACGACACAGATATCGCCTTTATTCTTAATCCGTACCAAACCACGCTAGAATTGTTAGCGACAATCTGTGAGGAGCTATCGCTAGCCTATATCTCTGATGAGCCGACGCTGAAAGAGCTCAACGATGTCCTTCATCACTATCTACTGGACAATCATGCCAAGGGCCGCAACACCGTATTGATGATCGATGAGGCGCAGTTATTGCCTTTCGAGACGTTGGAGCAGATCCGTCTACTGACGAATCTCGAGACGGATAATAAAAAGCTATTGCAGATTATTTTAATTGGCCAGCCTGAGTTACAACAGCTGTTGGCCCGGCCGGAATTGCGACAGTTAGCGCAGCGTATTACTGCCCGCTTTCATATCGATGTGATGCCGCAACAAGAGGTGCAACACTATATTGTGCATCGATTGAAGGTGGCCGGGGTCGAGTCCGGGGAACAGCTGTTTTCGGCAAAGGTGTGCCGAGAAATCTATCGCTACAGCGGTGGTGTACCGCGTTTGATCAACGTTCTCTGTGATCGTGCACTGCTAGGCGCTTATACCCAACACAAGCTGAGTGTGGATAGTACGACGCTGCGCGCCGCCGCTCGTGAGGTATTGGGAAAAGAGGCGTTACAGCATCGTCCAGAAAACTCTAGTCAGACGTCACGTGCGCCCTGGCTGGTGGCCGGAGCGGCAACAGTAGCTGCGCTGGCGATCGCGTTGCTCTGGTGGTCGAGCCTCGATGAGGCGGTATCGAAAAGTGTGCCTGCGACCGTGGCAGAGGTGCAAGCATTACCGAACAAGGGGGCGAAACAGGTGGCACAGAAGTCGAAGCCGGTGTCAGCCACAGCGGCGGAGCCTGTATTGGTCGCTGACAATATGGCTAGCTCCTCGGTGCCGGTAAGCGCGACTAACGAGACGATAGAGGCTGTGCCGCCTGTTGCTGCAGCATCGGTATGGCAGCCGGAGCTTGGCTCGGCGCTGACGTCGCTACTGGGTTACAGTGGCTTGGGGAGCGGTTTTAACGTTAGCGATTGTGCCTCGCTCAGTCGTCACGGACTTTCTTGTCTAGCACAGCCGGTGAAACACTGGGGGGCAGTTAAGCAGATTAATCGGCCGATGATATTGCAGCGTCAAGGAGGCGAAAGCTATGCCGTGTTGATCGGCATCGAGGCTGGTCAGGCGATACTGCTGGTCGACGGTAAGCCAAAGCGTATGCCGCTGTTGAGCTTAGGTGAGTTGTGGGGGGGCGAGACCTTGATTGTCTGGCGCAAGCCCGATAGCTACCAGAAGCCTATCGGCCTGGGCGCACGGGGCGCGATGGTGAGTTGGTTAGCTAAGGCTTTTGCCGATCTTGATCAGCAGCCACAGCCATTGACGGAGGATGTGTTTAACCGGCCACTGCAGCAGCGGGTGAAGTTGTTCCAGCGTCATAGTGATTTAAAGGACGATGGTGTGGTGGGGGTCAATACGCTGCTGCGGCTCAATGAAACAATCTATCCGACCAAGCTGCTGAGTGATGTTGTTAGTCTGCCGCCGAAAGCTGCATTAGCGGTGACTGCTAATCCGGCACAGGAGACACATTAA